The DNA sequence TGTCCTTACTAGATGTCTAGTTAAGTATGCGGGGGATCGAATTACCAACCCTTGTAGCTATATCAGTGTTGACTGTAGAGCAACACTCATACAACCATATTTGCATAGCGAGTGAAAAACCTCGAATGAGATAAAAATGCACAGAAGGATTGAGCTTGTGCCTAACAGACTGAAGCAATTGTGTATAAGTTTCGATACCCCATGCGAAATTTGCATACTGCCCCGAGTCCACCAAGTAGAACCTAAAATGGTCTACCAACCCATTATCTTTCTCTGAAGGACAGAGGAAGAATTCTATCAGATAGAGAATACACAACTTGACTGCATCCTCATCATTCACCCAACTACGGATGGTTACAATTTTTTTCAAGTATGACTTCTCAACTTTTTCTTGTTCGCAAAATAGCTCCTCATTGTTTTACTGTCATACTTAGGTGTGTAACCAAAGTTTATTACTTCTGTAAAACATCTAAGGCCTGTGATAAGGGCAAACTCCCTCAACCCAAAGTTCAACCTCTCACCCTTTATCTATGTTGTAAAAAAATCAGAACCTGATGCGTTCAATTCATACTTCATGAGAAGGTGAATTGCCTGATTTTGGATACATATTTTGGGCAGGGAAAACAAATGTCCAAAATATGTCTTCTTAAACAACTTTATAACCCATTTTCACACAATAACACCTTGATTTGACTAGGAACAACATGGTCGGATAATGTCTGGAACCTAGTGATGTCATAATCAACATCACGTGGTGCAAAAAATATTCGATTCTGCACCAAAAGAAACAATAAGTTAATAAAACTTGTTTGAAGaccaaaaaaacaaaataaatacaattatacTATAATTTAGCTACAATACTTTAATACATTGTATACAAGTAAGTTACAAAATTAGTAAACATATATAACAACTAACTACATTGAAGCCACAAATGCACTAACAAAATTATGTTtagagcaagaaattagaaagtaACAACAAGAcataatatatacaatttgtttacGGAAAATCAAACTAACATCTACAAATAGAGCAAATAATAATCAATAAAACCAACTCAATCAAGTAGTAGATCCCCTAACAAAATGATTTCAAATAATAGGTTATAAACGTTCGATTCTGCACCAAAAGAAACGGTAAGTTAATAAAACTTGTTTGAagaccaaaaaataaaataaatacaattcGACTAAAATTTAGTTATATCAGAAAGACATTAATACATTGCATACAAGTAAATTACAAAATTAGTAAACATATATAAAAGCTGACTACATTGAAGCTACAAATGCACTGATAAAATTATATTTAGAGCAAAAACTTAGAAAGTAACAACTAGAcataatatatacaatttgtttacAGAAAATGAAATTAACATCTACAAATAGAgcaaataataaccaataaaacCAACTAAATTATGTAGTACATTCCCTAAcaaaataatttcgaataataTACAAGAAATCAACAATTTCCAGGGAAATGTAGAAAAGTTGATAACCAACAACAAATATACACAATATAGAATTCtacaaatacaaaaaaataaaaaatatgtataGTCATGAGAATGAGAACAGGTTTTGTaacttaaaaaaaaatcaaaattgtaACTACTAAAATTTTACCTTCTTCAATGACGGTTGGGGTAGAGTTTTAGGTGATTTTTgaaccttcttcttttttgaagAATTGACAGTAGGAGAAACTTTTTTTGCAGGTTTCGGGATAACTTCTTCTTCGACGAAATCATCATCGCTTGCAATTTCTTTGCCCTTCCGCTTTACTGATTTAGCAGATGTCGAAGCTTCACCAACATCCATGTCATGCTTGAGTTTTGATCGAGCTTTTGCCCTAGCTTCACGAGGGGAAAAGCTTGGACTTTGTCTCTAGTTTTAATGTGCCGATTTCACTACTTTTTTAAGTGAATCCTGTGAGAAAACACTCAAATCAAAAGTAGAAATATCACCAACATTAGATTTTTTAGGGTTATTCTTCGGAACTCTTTTCTTCTTCATAGTAAGGGAAGGAAAATTTTAAGCTGCTAAATGGAAGAGAGTGTTAATGGAGGGAGAGTACAGAATCGTGGGAGGTATGGACAGTGAAACGTGGGGGGAGTGGGATATGTACGCTACAGAGATTATAGGAGTTAATTGATTCTCATTAAATTCCTaaaatgtatataattggtaaattagatatgcctatgtaattaaattgaaacttgagtagagAGGGTAATaatgtttcaaatagtgtataagaaggtaaaaatcccataatttaatttcaaaaaaaTTGGATGTAGCAACATTATTAACCTGACTTATGTAATTATTTGGAGTCTTCAAATGGGCGAGAAATAGAAATACCAAGAGAAAGAAACAAGAAACGAGTTATTCCTCTTCTCATGTATATCCCAACATACAAATCGAATCAATTCTCCAAAATTGTTCCAAGTCCGTGGAACcagcaaaaaaaaaattaatgtaATAAACTTTTAACTCCTAAATAAAACACATTACATCCccattaaaattttaaactatgACCATCAAtattctctcttctttttttttttcatctaACCAATCTGTACAAGGCTATCAAAGAATCACTTAAATCACCTTgtcaacaaaaaaaaaaccaaaagtgTAAAAGAATGATCAATCAAATGAAATAATTAGAGTAACCAAAAGGATTAGTACTAGTTAAAAAACCCAAATTATGTCTCACTTTGCTCCTGTAATTGTGCTTGTATAAATCATATGGCTCCCAAAGATAATCCAAAGGACATGGTCTTTTCTCATCAAGTCTAACCCATGGTTTTCCTTTTCCACTCCAATGTAACAAACTTACTGGGCCTGGATGTAATGACCTACACGACCCCTTTACATTATCACCGCCGAGCCCATGTTGATTCCACCTATGATTAATGGGCTCGACGAGCCCACCAAATACAAGCAAAAACGGCGGCAATGAGCCCAATTCGTAAATCCTCTTCTGTCTCTGTAACTCCATCCACCTCTCTATTCTCTGCCTGTAATTTCCTTCTCTCCATTTCTTCAACTCCATTACCATTACGCCCGTGTTGAAATAACACGGCTTTCTCGACCCGAATACCCGGGATAATACCGGGTCGGACCAGAATGTATCGGTGAAGTATATCGTGAAATTCGCGTGGCAGTATTCGGGTGCTCCGATGATTCGGGACCCGGTAAGGTTCACCTTCCACAGCTTCTGAATATCGTCGACGAGTACTACGTCGGAGTCCAAGTAAATGACACGTGTCACGCACGGGTCGAGCATATCGCCCAAATAGTTCCGGGCGTAGTTTAACGGGTTTTCGAGAGCTTGTCGGATCGATGATGAGATGAGATTTAGGACTGTGTCTTCTCTGAAAATGTAGACTTTGAAGTTGAGGGAAGGGAAAATGGATCGGACCAGCTGTGTCAACACACGCGGGCTCGTCGCGTCGAACTCAGCGGCGATGAAGTGGAAGAAGACGTGTTCGGGGCAAGACGCGTGGCGGAGGACTGAGTGAACAGCCGCCATGGATCCGCGGAGGTACTCAGAATCCAACGTCATCGCCACGTGGACCAATGAGGGATCACAAGACGATAACGTTTTACCCTCCGCCGTCACCGGACATCCGACGCCGTTTCTGTACTCCGGCGCCTCTGCAAATCGCCTCTCCTCTGGGAAACTACGAATCCCATAACACCGCGAAAACAAAAGAGGCAACAGAATACAAACCACAGTAATATCAAAAAACCCAAAACGACCCATTTTCATCTGGGTTTCTGGGTTTTTTTCTTTGTTGAGAAAATATGGTTAATTTTCTCTCCCTCTATATAAATGTAACGTTATTGATGCAGCATTATGGTGAAGGAAAGAATAGAAGGAAAGGGAGAGTTCTGGAAAAGGAAAGGCCAAAGAAAGGTTAATAAAttaccatatatatacatattgaACATCCAGATTCGTTCAACAATGGTAAATTCGAACAAAAAGACCGTATTCAGTGATTATTACTCAAAAAATCACTTTTAATTTTATTACCATAAATAGAGAGAGAAAAATATGGGATTTTTTATTGATCTTTTTCGCTGTCACTATCTACAATTCCTCGAAGGCATGGGGTTAGCTTGGTTTTATATAAAAACTGCAAGCTCAATGCTACTGTTTACACGCGCGGTTTAGGGTGCGCGTGTGATTCAGTTGAATGAGTGTACTGTATTATCTAAAGGTGATTATAATGGGGAATTACGTATTACGTGGAGATTAATTTAGTAATTACGAAACAAAAGAAGTAAAGGGTTTTCGTAGTTGGTAAGTTTTGGAATTTAATTATTGGAGTTGTTTAGTGAAATATTATACGTGGAAGTTTGTTATGAGAAAAGACATAATTTTCGGTTGGGTATAGTTAGTAGTTAGCTCTAGTGTATTTTTTGCAATTACTATTTTAACGTTTTTTGTATCTATTCTACCCAATGTCACATATTTATCTTTTTGGCATTTCTATTATTTATTACCTCCTAATTAGATAAGCTGGTGGGGGTTAAAATGCTGAACTTTTCTTTAAAATCATTTGGTTCACATGCTAATTATACGAAAATTATGTGTTTGTGCAAAAATATTATACTAGTACTTCCTCCGTTtcaaatttatgtgaacctatttcctttttagtctgtgccaaaaagaatgatctttttccttatttagaaacaatttacctttatgcaatgatttatagttacacaaaatatatgtgccttattttacagcacaagttcaaaagtcttctctctttttttaaactccgtatccagtcaaatgagttcacataaattaaaacggaaggAGTATTACTTAAAAAGTACAGTCCTAGGCCTAATTTTTTCTCTCTAACTTTCTTTATATACCCACTTCACTTTGTTTTATGTGGCCCTTTTTCACTTAGAATTTCAAAATTCTTAATGTAACTTGATATGTTTACTTG is a window from the Nicotiana tomentosiformis chromosome 10, ASM39032v3, whole genome shotgun sequence genome containing:
- the LOC104115118 gene encoding probable galacturonosyltransferase-like 9 encodes the protein MKMGRFGFFDITVVCILLPLLFSRCYGIRSFPEERRFAEAPEYRNGVGCPVTAEGKTLSSCDPSLVHVAMTLDSEYLRGSMAAVHSVLRHASCPEHVFFHFIAAEFDATSPRVLTQLVRSIFPSLNFKVYIFREDTVLNLISSSIRQALENPLNYARNYLGDMLDPCVTRVIYLDSDVVLVDDIQKLWKVNLTGSRIIGAPEYCHANFTIYFTDTFWSDPVLSRVFGSRKPCYFNTGVMVMELKKWREGNYRQRIERWMELQRQKRIYELGSLPPFLLVFGGLVEPINHRWNQHGLGGDNVKGSCRSLHPGPVSLLHWSGKGKPWVRLDEKRPCPLDYLWEPYDLYKHNYRSKVRHNLGFLTSTNPFGYSNYFI